The following coding sequences lie in one Methanofollis fontis genomic window:
- a CDS encoding PKD domain-containing protein, with product MLFLLICLLAAPAAAALTTTEVTITKLASDDETVLCRATVDWVWMMENLPVLGDGQTVYYTQGPVFEGAWEDTHPGETYDPWNPDEDVNILYKDHGEFMGTDVAALLDLVGGADPADLVAFRAADGLTKRWPAAYIDTPDPGQGPFGLIWYHGDDLGYVNESFDHGMRLYFFGETTNAAGMHVWGNWDMHESWNETFWYYYNGHYPSASGTSVMYVRNITIHSAISPYAPVAGFSADPLSGDAPLSVQFTDTSMNAPTAWWWKFGDGATSDEQHPVHVYRAEGNYTVTLAVSNAWGNDSLTQEDCIRVDRPPMTVNFSAAPLEGFVPLSVQFTGLTEGSPSSWNWSFGDGATSGEPNPVHPYTVPGTYDVSLSVDGGAGSCVKPEYIRVLPCLPGDANGDGAVNQADTLRVLKEVVGLVAKPEAGTERFHATDVHRNGVIETGDALYIAQCNVGLRDRWFEVVEG from the coding sequence ATGCTGTTTCTCCTGATCTGTCTCCTCGCCGCCCCTGCCGCTGCCGCCCTCACCACCACGGAGGTGACGATCACAAAACTCGCCTCCGACGATGAGACGGTCCTCTGCAGGGCGACGGTGGACTGGGTCTGGATGATGGAGAACCTGCCCGTTCTCGGAGACGGTCAGACGGTCTATTATACGCAGGGCCCGGTCTTTGAAGGGGCATGGGAGGATACACATCCAGGCGAGACCTACGACCCCTGGAATCCTGACGAGGACGTGAACATCCTCTATAAGGACCACGGCGAGTTCATGGGCACCGATGTGGCAGCGCTCCTCGACCTTGTCGGCGGGGCAGACCCGGCGGACCTGGTGGCGTTCAGGGCGGCGGACGGTCTGACGAAGCGCTGGCCCGCGGCGTACATCGACACTCCCGACCCCGGGCAGGGCCCCTTCGGGCTCATCTGGTATCACGGGGATGATCTCGGGTACGTGAACGAGAGTTTTGATCACGGCATGCGGCTGTATTTTTTCGGGGAGACGACGAATGCGGCCGGAATGCATGTCTGGGGGAACTGGGACATGCACGAGTCCTGGAATGAGACCTTCTGGTACTACTACAACGGCCACTACCCCTCGGCCAGCGGCACCTCCGTGATGTATGTCAGGAACATCACGATCCACAGTGCCATCTCGCCATATGCGCCGGTGGCAGGGTTCTCCGCCGATCCCCTCAGCGGCGATGCGCCGCTTTCGGTGCAGTTCACCGACACCTCGATGAATGCGCCGACCGCCTGGTGGTGGAAGTTCGGGGACGGCGCCACCTCTGACGAGCAGCACCCGGTCCACGTCTATCGGGCCGAAGGGAACTATACGGTGACGCTCGCCGTCTCGAATGCGTGGGGGAACGATTCCCTGACGCAGGAAGATTGTATCCGTGTGGACCGCCCGCCCATGACCGTCAACTTCAGCGCCGCACCCCTGGAGGGTTTCGTCCCCCTGAGTGTCCAATTCACCGGTCTGACGGAGGGTTCACCCTCGTCATGGAACTGGTCGTTCGGGGACGGCGCCACCTCCGGAGAACCAAATCCGGTGCATCCCTATACCGTCCCCGGCACCTATGACGTCTCCCTCTCGGTGGACGGCGGTGCCGGGTCCTGTGTGAAACCGGAGTATATCCGTGTCCTCCCCTGTCTCCCCGGCGATGCGAATGGCGACGGTGCGGTGAATCAGGCCGACACCCTCCGCGTGCTGAAGGAAGTCGTCGGTCTTGTGGCGAAACCGGAGGCCGGAACCGAACGCTTCCATGCCACCGACGTGCACCGGAACGGCGTCATCGAGACCGGCGACGCCCTCTATATTGCGCAGTGCAACGTGGGGCTGAGGGACCGCTGGTTTGAGGTGGTGGAGGGATGA
- a CDS encoding MFS transporter: MMNAASGAEKEKRGTQRAIIFVIALAAFMGSLDVSIVNISLPTIAASFGIGTGPVSWVSIAYLLVLSSFLPAFGKIGDRIGFRPVFLSGFTIFLAGSLLCGLATDILPLIAFRVLQAIGAAMLTAIGPAMVSTLLPAAVRGTGLGITTSFASLGIAAGPAVGGFLTAYLTWRWIFFINIPVGLVALLLAVRVIPSLPVSRPETPFDLGGAALIFGALGSGIFALNMGQNLGWTSTPICAAYAAALILSIAFFVQERRHPEPVIDLHLFSNRSFSFANAAALLLMLVYTGAIFLFPFYLELVRGYTPDISGLVLMVPSVMMLIAGPIAGRLSDRFGSRGICTVATAILCISFLLFSGLDGATPVPFMLLSLALMGTATGLFIPPSSSLILRCSPADRQGMASSVMMAIRDGGAVVGVAVFEALFAAAVVTGAIPASVDPAALVGGFQTTFLAGAVVAGLATLCSFSTRDP; encoded by the coding sequence ATGATGAATGCCGCATCCGGGGCAGAAAAGGAGAAGAGGGGCACACAACGCGCAATCATCTTTGTCATCGCCCTCGCGGCCTTTATGGGATCGCTCGACGTGAGCATCGTCAATATCTCCCTGCCGACGATTGCCGCATCCTTCGGCATCGGAACCGGTCCGGTCTCATGGGTCTCGATCGCCTACCTCCTCGTCCTCTCCAGTTTTCTGCCGGCATTCGGGAAGATCGGCGACCGGATCGGGTTCAGGCCCGTTTTTCTCTCAGGGTTCACGATATTTCTGGCCGGATCGCTCCTGTGTGGACTGGCAACCGACATACTCCCCCTGATCGCCTTCCGCGTGCTGCAGGCGATCGGAGCAGCGATGCTCACTGCCATCGGTCCGGCGATGGTCTCGACCCTGCTGCCCGCCGCCGTGCGGGGAACCGGACTCGGGATCACCACCTCCTTTGCCTCCCTGGGCATCGCCGCTGGTCCAGCGGTCGGCGGGTTTCTGACCGCCTATCTCACCTGGCGCTGGATCTTTTTTATCAATATCCCGGTCGGTCTTGTCGCCCTGCTGCTGGCGGTGCGGGTGATCCCCTCCCTGCCGGTGTCGCGGCCCGAGACGCCGTTCGATCTTGGCGGGGCGGCACTGATCTTCGGGGCACTCGGGAGCGGCATCTTCGCCCTGAACATGGGGCAGAACCTCGGCTGGACCTCCACACCCATCTGTGCGGCATATGCGGCGGCGCTCATACTTTCCATTGCATTTTTCGTGCAGGAGCGACGCCACCCTGAACCGGTCATCGACCTGCACCTGTTTTCGAATCGGAGTTTCTCCTTTGCAAATGCCGCCGCCCTTCTCCTGATGCTTGTGTATACAGGAGCGATCTTCCTCTTCCCCTTCTATCTGGAGCTGGTCCGGGGCTATACGCCGGACATCTCCGGACTGGTCCTGATGGTGCCGTCGGTGATGATGCTCATCGCCGGACCGATCGCCGGACGACTCTCCGACCGTTTTGGTTCACGGGGGATCTGCACGGTTGCGACGGCGATCCTCTGCATCTCCTTTCTGCTGTTCTCGGGGCTTGACGGGGCCACACCAGTCCCCTTCATGCTGCTCTCCCTCGCCCTGATGGGGACCGCCACCGGACTCTTCATCCCGCCGAGTTCAAGCCTGATCCTGCGGTGCAGCCCTGCCGACCGGCAGGGCATGGCCTCAAGCGTGATGATGGCGATCCGGGACGGAGGGGCGGTCGTCGGCGTGGCGGTCTTCGAGGCGCTCTTTGCCGCCGCGGTGGTCACCGGCGCCATACCAGCGTCGGTCGATCCGGCGGCACTCGTCGGGGGGTTTCAGACGACCTTCCTTGCGGGTGCGGTCGTGGCAGGACTTGCCACCCTCTGCTCGTTCAGTACGCGAGATCCCTGA
- a CDS encoding transcription initiation factor IIB: MAEIEKLKMLQSEREALKKRVRTTVKEQERKREEATENVCPECGSRQLVHDYERAELVCKNCGLVIDEEFIDRGPEWRAFDHDQRVKRSRVGAPMTFTIHDKGLSTMIDWRNRDSYGRAISSKNRAQLYRLRKWQRRIRVSNATERNLAFALSELDRMASALGLPRNVRETAAVIYRDAVDKNLIRGRSIEGVAAAALYAACRQCSVPRTLDEIAEVSRVSRKEIGRTYRFISRELGLKLLPTSPIDYVPRFCSGLTLKGEVQSRAVEILRQAGERELTSGRGPTGVAAAAIYISSILSGERRTQREVAEVAGVTEVTIRNRYKELAEKLDIEIIL, translated from the coding sequence ATGGCAGAAATCGAGAAATTGAAGATGCTCCAGAGTGAGCGCGAGGCTCTCAAGAAGAGAGTGCGCACCACCGTCAAGGAGCAGGAGAGAAAGCGCGAGGAGGCAACCGAGAACGTCTGCCCGGAGTGCGGCAGCCGTCAGCTCGTCCACGATTATGAACGTGCAGAACTGGTCTGCAAGAACTGTGGCCTCGTGATCGACGAGGAGTTCATCGACCGCGGTCCGGAATGGCGTGCCTTCGACCATGACCAGCGGGTGAAGCGCTCCCGTGTCGGTGCCCCGATGACCTTCACCATCCACGACAAGGGTCTCTCGACGATGATCGACTGGCGCAACCGGGACAGCTATGGGCGCGCCATCTCGTCGAAGAACCGGGCGCAGCTCTACCGCCTGCGGAAGTGGCAGCGGCGTATCCGTGTCTCGAACGCCACAGAGCGGAACCTTGCCTTCGCCCTCTCCGAACTCGACCGGATGGCGTCGGCCCTCGGTCTGCCGAGGAACGTGCGGGAGACCGCCGCCGTGATCTACCGTGACGCCGTGGACAAGAACCTGATCAGGGGCAGATCGATTGAAGGCGTCGCTGCCGCCGCCCTGTATGCCGCATGCCGGCAGTGCTCGGTCCCGAGGACGCTCGATGAGATCGCCGAGGTGTCCAGGGTATCCCGCAAGGAGATCGGGCGCACATACCGGTTCATCTCCCGCGAACTGGGCTTAAAACTCCTCCCGACCTCCCCGATCGACTATGTGCCCCGCTTCTGCTCCGGCCTCACCCTGAAGGGCGAGGTGCAGAGCCGCGCCGTCGAGATCCTCAGACAGGCAGGCGAGCGTGAACTGACGAGCGGCAGGGGACCGACCGGCGTCGCCGCCGCCGCCATCTACATCTCCTCGATCCTCTCCGGGGAACGGAGGACCCAGCGCGAGGTGGCAGAGGTGGCGGGTGTCACCGAGGTGACAATCCGCAACCGCTACAAGGAACTGGCAGAGAAACTGGATATCGAGATCATCCTCTGA
- a CDS encoding histidinol phosphate phosphatase domain-containing protein — translation MSGLYDLHTHTLMSDGELLPIELVRRLAVLGYEVVAIADHVDCTNITQVIDAATCLKSSAARYGVRLLAGVEITHVPPEEIAGLAERARDEGADVVVVHGETTVEPVAAGTNHAACASKDVDVLAHPGFITPEDARLASRNGVALEITSRGGHNRTNGYVAGIAREAGCMLVVNSDAHAPSDLLTAEEKMAVARGAGLTEEESGRSASLNILSDLLGI, via the coding sequence ATGAGCGGTCTCTACGACCTCCACACCCATACCCTGATGAGCGACGGCGAACTGCTCCCCATCGAACTCGTCCGCCGCCTCGCTGTCCTCGGCTACGAGGTCGTCGCCATCGCCGACCATGTCGACTGCACGAATATCACGCAGGTGATCGACGCCGCCACCTGCCTGAAATCGAGTGCGGCCCGCTACGGCGTGCGACTGCTGGCAGGGGTGGAGATCACCCATGTGCCGCCCGAGGAGATCGCCGGGCTTGCAGAACGGGCCAGAGACGAAGGGGCCGATGTGGTCGTGGTGCACGGTGAGACGACGGTGGAACCTGTGGCAGCTGGCACCAATCACGCCGCCTGCGCCTCGAAAGATGTGGACGTCCTCGCCCATCCGGGTTTTATCACACCGGAGGATGCACGACTGGCGTCCAGAAACGGCGTTGCCCTGGAGATCACCTCACGCGGTGGGCACAATCGCACAAACGGGTATGTGGCCGGGATCGCCCGGGAGGCGGGGTGCATGCTCGTGGTGAACTCTGATGCCCATGCGCCCTCCGACCTCCTGACGGCAGAGGAAAAAATGGCGGTGGCACGCGGTGCAGGGCTAACAGAGGAAGAAAGCGGCAGATCAGCATCCTTAAATATTCTTTCGGATTTACTCGGCATTTAA
- a CDS encoding signal recognition particle subunit SRP19/SEC65 family protein: MEHECILYPCYFHAGLKRAEGRRVPRAAAAKNPSLADLEAALKKCGYTYRTEEKHHPAHWHRREGRAVVSSEEPKGSVIRKVAGALEVKR; the protein is encoded by the coding sequence ATGGAACATGAGTGCATCCTCTATCCCTGCTATTTTCATGCCGGACTGAAGCGGGCCGAAGGGAGACGGGTCCCGAGGGCTGCTGCCGCAAAAAATCCGAGCCTCGCCGATCTCGAGGCCGCCCTCAAGAAATGCGGATACACCTATCGGACAGAGGAGAAGCACCACCCCGCCCACTGGCATCGCCGGGAGGGGCGTGCCGTGGTTTCCAGTGAGGAGCCAAAGGGTTCGGTGATCAGAAAGGTCGCCGGCGCCCTTGAGGTGAAGCGATGA
- the hypB gene encoding hydrogenase nickel incorporation protein HypB, with product MHHIDVSIEKDVYAANDRLAAANAAHLKEHGVRAFDLLGAIGSGKTALIERMVPLLRERNLRAGAIAGDVYGDDDFRRIVALGIPAVNANTGTECHLDAHIVEHAIADLPLDAIDLLFIENVGNMVCPTDFALGAEKRIVVVSTTEGDDVVNKHPMMFRGSSIAVINKTDLAPFVGCDMDRMEADMRRYNPEMKIFRTNMKSGEGVMAVVDAILE from the coding sequence ATGCATCATATCGACGTCTCCATTGAGAAGGATGTCTATGCAGCGAATGACCGCCTCGCTGCTGCGAATGCCGCTCACCTGAAGGAGCACGGTGTTCGGGCATTCGATCTCCTCGGTGCGATCGGTTCGGGGAAGACGGCGCTGATCGAACGGATGGTGCCCCTCCTCCGTGAACGCAACCTCCGTGCAGGCGCTATTGCCGGGGACGTCTATGGCGACGACGACTTCAGACGCATCGTGGCCCTTGGCATTCCTGCCGTCAATGCCAACACCGGCACCGAGTGCCACCTCGATGCCCATATCGTGGAGCACGCCATCGCGGACCTTCCCCTGGATGCGATCGATCTCCTCTTCATCGAGAATGTCGGCAACATGGTCTGTCCGACCGATTTCGCCCTCGGTGCGGAGAAAAGAATTGTGGTGGTCTCGACGACCGAAGGGGACGACGTTGTGAACAAGCATCCGATGATGTTTCGCGGTTCCTCGATTGCGGTGATCAACAAGACCGATCTCGCCCCGTTTGTTGGGTGCGACATGGACCGGATGGAGGCGGACATGCGCCGGTACAACCCGGAAATGAAAATTTTCCGGACGAATATGAAGAGCGGAGAGGGCGTTATGGCCGTCGTTGATGCAATACTGGAGTGA
- a CDS encoding 30S ribosomal protein S8e: MQWQGRSVRRQTGGRNHPACGKRRFEIGRAAAETHVGENRSRLMRVRGGNVKVRALRADMASVSNPATGETKKVGIQTVEANPANINYVRRNLLTKGAIIRTEIGRARIVSRPGQDGVVNAVLIE; this comes from the coding sequence ATACAGTGGCAAGGAAGATCCGTCCGGCGCCAGACCGGCGGCAGGAACCACCCGGCCTGCGGGAAGAGGCGGTTTGAAATCGGCCGTGCAGCGGCAGAGACCCATGTTGGGGAGAACAGGAGCCGGCTCATGCGGGTCAGGGGCGGAAATGTGAAGGTCAGGGCGCTCCGCGCCGATATGGCCTCGGTCTCGAACCCTGCAACCGGCGAGACAAAGAAGGTCGGCATCCAGACAGTGGAGGCAAACCCGGCAAACATCAACTATGTCCGCCGGAACCTCCTGACGAAAGGTGCGATCATCAGGACCGAGATCGGGCGGGCGCGTATCGTCAGCCGCCCGGGACAGGACGGCGTCGTTAACGCCGTTCTGATCGAATAA
- a CDS encoding DsrE family protein — protein sequence MTTYRALFHLNDNRSAPGVFANIRNLLDDLDDDVAIEVVGNGEGVKTFLITGKHADEVKALSGKNVSFAACSNSLRSHGFTKDDLPRCVTIVPSGVGEIVRRQAEGYAYLKP from the coding sequence ATGACCACATACAGGGCACTCTTCCATCTGAACGACAACAGGAGCGCTCCGGGCGTATTCGCAAATATCAGGAACCTGCTTGACGATCTCGACGATGATGTTGCAATCGAAGTGGTCGGCAATGGAGAGGGGGTGAAAACGTTCCTGATCACCGGAAAACATGCAGACGAAGTGAAGGCACTCTCCGGAAAGAACGTCAGTTTCGCGGCCTGTTCCAACAGCCTCAGGAGCCACGGGTTTACAAAGGACGACCTCCCGCGATGCGTAACGATCGTCCCCTCCGGTGTCGGGGAGATCGTACGCCGGCAGGCCGAGGGGTATGCCTACCTCAAACCCTGA